One stretch of Arachis hypogaea cultivar Tifrunner chromosome 20, arahy.Tifrunner.gnm2.J5K5, whole genome shotgun sequence DNA includes these proteins:
- the LOC112783571 gene encoding pentatricopeptide repeat-containing protein At3g62470, mitochondrial: MTTSLCNRTSTSSKFQFLNSFCRGHPNGPFHAISATKLRSFHQGRPIGSQRREQVRFPCGSSLPLSRLLHYPLNCTLYHSRSQIPLLLPHPSSLLAPQKELLNSHLNFLLKFPFVSNSIGFATLGNGDAVFGVESGIDNDEEDDDDGRDFNAESCADPDEVDRVCKVIDELFALDRNMEAVLDEYGVKLSHDLVMDVLQRFKHARKPAFRFFCWAGGRPGFAHDSRTYNSMMHILGKTRQFETMVAMLEEMGEKGLLTMETFSIAIKSFAASKERRKAVGVFDLMKKYKFKVDADAINLLLDSLGRAKLGKEAQAVFEKLKGRFMHDLRTYTVLLNGWCRLKNLLEAGRVWNEMIDKGFKPDIVAHNIMLEGLLRCKKKSDAIKLFEIMKAKGPSPNVRSYTIMIQEFCKQKMMGDAEEYFDEMIDRGCQPDTALYTCLITGFGRQRKMDLISDLLKTMKERGCPPDGMTYNALIKVMTSQHMPDDAMRIYKKMTQSGIKPTIHTYNMIMKSYFVTKNYEMGHAIWNEMHHMGCCPDDNSYTVFIGGLIRQGRSGEACRYIEEMIGKGMKAPQLDYNKFAADFSKAGNLGILEELAEKLKIAGKFEVSDVIASWAEMMRKSANRREPTYSGGRFI; encoded by the coding sequence ATGACTACCTCCCTCTGCAATAGAACATCCACCAGctcaaagtttcaatttttaaattcgtTCTGTCGTGGGCACCCCAATGGCCCCTTCCATGCCATCTCCGCCACCAAGCTACGCTCTTTCCATCAGGGACGACCAATTGGATCCCAAAGAAGAGAGCAAGTGCGCTTTCCTTGTGGTAGCTCTCTGCCCTTGTCTCGTTTGCTTCATTATCCTCTTAATTGCACTCTCTATCATTCTCGTTCTCAAATTCCACTTCTTTTGCCACACCCCTCTTCACTTCTTGCTCCACAAAAAGAACTGCTGAATTCCCATCTTAATTTCTTATTAAAGTTTCCGTTTGTCAGTAATTCTATCGGTTTTGCTACTCTTGGTAATGGTGATGCTGTTTTTGGGGTTGAATCTGGCATTGAtaatgatgaagaagatgatgatgatggtaggGATTTTAATGCTGAGTCATGTGCTGATCCAGATGAGGTTGATAGAGTATGCAAGGTGATTGATGAATTGTTTGCATTGGATAGGAACATGGAGGCTGTTCTTGATGAATATGGGGTTAAGTTGTCACATGATTTGGTTATGGATGTGCTGCAGCGGttcaagcatgcaaggaagcCGGCATTCCGGTTCTTTTGTTGGGCCGGGGGAAGGCCTGGATTCGCCCATGATTCCAGAACTTATAACTCCATGATGCATATTCTTGGGAAGACCAGACAATTTGAGACGATGGTGGCAATGCTTGAGGAAATGGGGGAGAAGGGCCTTTTGACAATGGAGACTTTCTCCATTGCTATCAAATCCTTTGCTGCCTCAAAGGAGAGGAGAAAAGCTGTTGGGGTCTTTGATCTGATGAAGAAGTACAAGTTTAAAGTGGATGCTGATGCTATTAATTTGTTGCTTGATAGCCTTGGCAGGGCAAAGCTTGGTAAAGAAGCTCAAGCAGTTTTTGAAAAACTAAAGGGTAGATTTATGCATGATTTGCGAACTTACACCGTACTTCTTAATGGTTGGTGCAGGTTAAAGAACTTGCTAGAGGCAGGGAGGGTGTGGAATGAGATGATTGATAAGGGATTTAAGCCAGATATTGTTGCACATAATATTATGCTTGAAGGGTTGCTAAGGTGTAAGAAGAAATCTGATGCCATTAAGTTATTTGAAATCATGAAGGCCAAAGGTCCATCTCCCAATGTTAGGAGCTACACAATTATGATTCAGGAATTCTGCAAGCAAAAAATGATGGGAGATGCTGAAGAGTATTTTGATGAAATGATAGATCGTGGGTGTCAACCAGACACTGCACTTTACACGTGTTTGATCACTGGGTTTGGGAGGCAGAGGAAAATGGATTTGATATCTGATCTACTGAAGACAATGAAGGAAAGAGGTTGTCCACCGGACGGGATGACCTACAATGCTTTGATAAAAGTGATGACAAGCCAGCATATGCCGGATGATGCAATGCGAATATACAAGAAGATGACTCAAAGTGGCATCAAGCCTACCATTCACACTTACAACATGATAATGAAGTCTTATTTTGTGACAAAGAACTATGAAATGGGACATGCCATATGGAATGAGATGCAtcatatggggtgttgtcctgaTGATAATTCCTACACTGTATTCATCGGAGGCCTTATAAGACAGGGCAGGTCAGGCGAGGCATGTAGATATATAGAGGAAATGATAGGGAAGGGGATGAAAGCTCCTCAACTTGATTATAACAAGTTTGCTGCTGATTTTTCTAAAGCTGGGAATCTTGGCATACTTGAGGAGTTAGCTGAAAAGTTGAAAATTGCCGGTAAATTTGAGGTCTCCGATGTTATTGCCAGTTGGGCTGAGATGATGAGGAAAAGTGCCAATAGAAGAGAGCCTACATATTCAGGTGGGCGGTTCATATAA
- the LOC112786679 gene encoding uncharacterized protein has translation MEAETVLKLFDSCWFGIQDMKEKEPCSSSSHENTNHQTKEGISESEEPMLLRSQTIHTRSMSDQLDNMTCSMHDDSSSPELDMLPSKLQTILSGKDIMDTEQGERKAQVQVQLEGFPNKKNNNNTSRGRKKKRRGSKSLSDLEFEELKGFMDLGFVFSEEDKDSSLASILPGLQRLGKKSVRNEEDEEDDDDDEEEEDEENCDKAAVPRPYLSEAWKVHKKKKENPLKNWKVPALNNENDIKDSLKLWAHTVASNVR, from the coding sequence ATGGAAGCAGAGACAGTGTTGAAGCTCTTTGATTCTTGCTGGTTTGGGATTCAAGACATGAAGGAAAAAGAACCTTGTTCATCAAGTTCTCATGAAAACACAAATCATCAAACCAAAGAAGGAATATCAGAATCAGAAGAACCGATGCTTTTGCGCAGCCAAACTATTCATACAAGGTCTATGAGCGACCAATTGGACAACATGACATGCTCCATGCATGATGATTCTAGTTCCCCAGAGCTTGACATGTTGCCATCAAAGCTTCAAACCATTCTTTCAGGAAAAGACATCATGGACACTGAACAAGGTGAAAGGAAAGCACAGGTGCAAGTGCAACTTGAAGGGTTTCCTaataagaagaacaacaacaacacaagcagaggaaggaagaagaagagaaggggaaGCAAGAGTTTATCAGACCTTGAATTTGAGGAGCTTAAAGGGTTTATGGATCTTGGCTTTGTTTTCTCAGAGGAAGACAAAGATTCAAGCTTGGCTTCAATCCTTCCTGGTTTGCAAAGGTTAGGGAAGAAGAGTGTCAGGAATGAGGAAGAtgaggaagatgatgatgatgatgaagaagaagaagatgaggagAATTGTGATAAGGCTGCAGTTCCAAGACCTTACCTTTCAGAAGCATGGAAGGTccataagaaaaagaaagagaacccTTTGAAGAATTGGAAGGTTCCTGCTTTGAACAATGAAAATGACATTAAAGATAGCCTCAAGTTATGGGCTCACACTGTTGCTTCCAATGTCAGATGA